The Acidobacteriota bacterium genome includes a window with the following:
- a CDS encoding trypsin-like peptidase domain-containing protein produces MPRKRGLSHLSSVLTFAIAAAACLPTSAQQERRTEPSSREVASRGELNVDERSVTALFEEASPSVVYITSVTLRRDFFRLDVMEIPSGTGSGFVWDDRGNIVTNFHVIRDASRAEVTLADGSTWEASLVGYAREKDLAVLQIEAPRSLLSPIPIGTSSDLKVGQTVLAIGNPFGYDHTLTTGIVSALGREIKAVDGTPIRNVIQTDAAINPGNSGGPLLDSAGRLVGVNTAIVSPSGGYAGVGFAIPVDTVNWVVPQLIAYGKVRRPSIDVEFASDYIVERAGIVGAVVIAVVEGSDAERAGIRPAYRDRRGRVVVGDVIVAVNGEPVASAGELDLVLESYKEGDIVTVTVDREGRKKDLRIKLGAAH; encoded by the coding sequence ATGCCCAGGAAACGCGGATTGAGCCACCTTTCGTCAGTATTGACCTTCGCGATTGCGGCGGCAGCGTGTCTTCCGACATCCGCACAGCAGGAACGCCGTACCGAACCGTCATCTCGCGAGGTCGCTTCACGGGGCGAACTCAATGTCGACGAGCGAAGCGTTACCGCCCTCTTCGAGGAGGCCTCGCCATCGGTCGTTTACATCACTTCGGTGACCCTGCGCCGTGACTTCTTCCGCCTCGACGTGATGGAGATTCCAAGCGGTACCGGCTCCGGCTTCGTTTGGGACGATCGAGGCAACATCGTCACGAACTTCCACGTGATCCGTGACGCCTCCCGTGCCGAGGTGACTCTCGCCGATGGCAGCACCTGGGAGGCGAGCCTGGTCGGCTATGCGAGGGAGAAGGATCTCGCCGTCCTCCAGATCGAGGCTCCCCGGAGCCTGCTCAGTCCGATCCCGATCGGCACCTCTTCGGACCTCAAGGTCGGCCAGACTGTTCTCGCCATCGGCAACCCGTTTGGATATGACCATACCCTGACCACCGGCATCGTGTCCGCCCTCGGTCGAGAGATCAAAGCTGTTGACGGCACTCCTATTCGCAACGTGATCCAGACCGATGCGGCGATCAACCCAGGCAATTCCGGCGGCCCCCTGCTCGACAGCGCGGGCCGATTGGTCGGCGTCAACACCGCCATCGTCAGCCCTTCCGGAGGATACGCGGGAGTCGGTTTCGCAATCCCGGTCGACACAGTCAACTGGGTCGTCCCCCAGCTGATCGCCTACGGCAAGGTCAGAAGGCCATCCATCGACGTGGAGTTCGCCTCGGACTACATCGTCGAGCGGGCGGGCATCGTGGGTGCAGTCGTGATTGCGGTCGTGGAGGGAAGCGACGCCGAGCGAGCCGGCATTCGGCCCGCCTACCGGGACCGCCGCGGACGGGTGGTGGTTGGTGATGTGATTGTGGCGGTGAACGGCGAACCGGTCGCTTCCGCCGGTGAACTCGACCTCGTCCTCGAATCCTACAAGGAGGGCGACATCGTTACCGTGACGGTGGATCGTGAAGGTCGCAAGAAGGATCTACGGATCAAGCTCGGCGCCGCTCACTAA
- a CDS encoding dienelactone hydrolase family protein: MTRLSPISEHHSGLSPTHAMIGILAALLALTGCYTSHLRTPYEDAAGVQERQSFDTSPPFRYEKAELPFTNHVVGQGATANYELRLLEMPSFGDNGQVGNRVTARYYRSRLAGPRPLVIVMPIWGTYTYPPRKTAASIQRLSEGAVHVLYVQGDDYLADWTGLVAAADKDEFLDLWRQAVERQKSVMINVSRLIDWAEQRPEIDGERVGLIGFSLSAIVAGVIATQEPRLAAVVTVMGGSHLETVIATCDGKRARSVQAKAAMSFGWDRNELESRLEPIFGVLDSANYPNRVDPRRILIIDAKKDKCVPEVSREDLWKALGKPERITLNYDHAPAFLAMTPVGNNWLRRQIWDFFEARLLE, translated from the coding sequence ATGACCCGCCTCTCCCCGATTTCAGAGCACCACAGCGGCCTTTCCCCCACCCACGCGATGATTGGCATCCTGGCTGCGCTGCTCGCGCTGACCGGCTGTTACACCAGTCACCTGCGGACACCGTATGAGGATGCTGCAGGTGTGCAGGAGAGGCAGTCGTTCGACACCTCACCGCCGTTCAGGTACGAGAAAGCCGAGCTGCCATTCACCAACCACGTTGTCGGCCAGGGGGCCACGGCCAACTACGAACTGCGACTGCTCGAAATGCCCTCGTTCGGAGACAACGGCCAGGTGGGCAACCGTGTCACCGCCCGCTACTACCGAAGCAGGCTGGCGGGCCCGCGCCCGCTTGTGATCGTGATGCCGATCTGGGGCACGTACACCTACCCTCCGAGGAAGACCGCAGCGAGCATCCAACGGCTCAGCGAGGGCGCTGTGCACGTGCTCTACGTGCAGGGCGACGACTACCTCGCCGACTGGACCGGGCTGGTCGCAGCGGCCGACAAGGACGAGTTCTTGGACCTCTGGCGGCAGGCGGTCGAACGGCAGAAGAGCGTCATGATCAACGTCAGCCGGCTCATCGACTGGGCGGAGCAGCGCCCGGAAATCGACGGAGAGCGAGTCGGCCTGATCGGCTTCAGCCTGAGCGCGATTGTCGCCGGCGTCATCGCCACCCAGGAGCCGCGGCTGGCCGCGGTTGTGACGGTCATGGGCGGAAGCCACCTCGAGACCGTCATCGCCACGTGTGACGGCAAGCGGGCCCGGAGCGTGCAGGCCAAGGCAGCCATGAGCTTCGGCTGGGATCGGAACGAGCTCGAATCTCGGCTCGAACCGATTTTCGGGGTACTGGATTCCGCCAACTACCCGAATCGGGTCGATCCGCGTCGAATTCTGATCATCGACGCAAAAAAGGACAAATGTGTGCCCGAAGTGTCGCGGGAAGACCTCTGGAAGGCGCTCGGTAAACCCGAGCGCATCACTCTCAACTATGACCATGCACCGGCATTTCTCGCGATGACGCCGGTCGGCAACAACTGGCTTCGTCGACAGATCTGGGACTTCTTCGAGGCAAGGCTCCTGGAGTGA
- a CDS encoding sulfatase codes for MNSLQMIHLQPRAPRRALPVVALLAALVAWQTACIDDGGPPPPPDILLITIDTLRADALAAYGAIDTVTPNAVRLAEKGVLYEAATTPMPLTRPAHASILTGLYPDQHGVLTNHQILSGEVETVAETLRDFGYQTGGFTGVGLLNQRSGLAQGFDAFVAPTGKKTPRAKEVVDRAVAWLRGADPATPLLLWVHVYDPHQPYNPLPKFRRDIDPEQERRIPDIRWNTLNRIAKQNDHEVPGEVLDLALDYYRFEVEYTDFWIGRLMQNFDRIRASRRSMVILTADHGECFENGYYFEHADCLGEGALWVPLIIRYPDGVGAGLRVERRVSNLDITPTILHELSIPIRERLAGLPLQREGSGDRDRTVLVRPPEVHNKDRVPTRLRVIRRVAGDPVAPATDPRTRGVVDLRWKFLRTPDTEHLFRLPDERVNRISTETDARDRMSRALETEMRRYPPESIAEEDLDPETLEALEALGYVR; via the coding sequence ATGAACAGTCTGCAGATGATCCATCTCCAGCCCAGGGCTCCTCGACGGGCATTGCCGGTTGTTGCCCTCTTGGCAGCCCTTGTGGCTTGGCAGACCGCCTGCATCGATGACGGTGGCCCGCCGCCACCGCCCGACATTCTGCTGATCACCATCGACACGTTGCGGGCCGACGCCCTTGCAGCCTACGGCGCGATTGACACCGTGACCCCGAATGCCGTGCGGCTGGCCGAAAAGGGTGTGCTCTACGAGGCCGCGACCACGCCCATGCCCTTGACCCGACCCGCGCACGCATCGATTCTTACCGGGTTGTACCCGGACCAACACGGGGTTTTGACCAACCATCAGATCCTGTCCGGCGAAGTGGAAACGGTCGCTGAGACCCTGCGCGATTTCGGATACCAAACTGGCGGCTTCACAGGTGTGGGACTGCTCAACCAGAGATCCGGCCTCGCCCAGGGATTCGACGCCTTTGTGGCGCCGACCGGGAAGAAGACGCCGCGCGCGAAGGAGGTGGTAGACCGCGCCGTCGCGTGGCTTCGCGGAGCCGATCCGGCAACTCCGCTCCTGCTCTGGGTACACGTCTACGACCCGCATCAGCCCTACAACCCGCTGCCCAAGTTCCGCCGCGACATCGACCCGGAACAGGAGCGCCGCATCCCCGACATCCGTTGGAATACGCTCAATCGGATCGCGAAGCAGAACGATCACGAAGTCCCTGGAGAAGTGCTGGACCTGGCCCTGGACTACTACCGTTTCGAGGTCGAGTACACCGATTTCTGGATCGGTCGCCTGATGCAGAACTTCGACCGAATTCGTGCATCGCGCCGTTCGATGGTGATCCTCACGGCGGATCACGGTGAGTGCTTCGAGAACGGCTACTACTTCGAGCATGCCGACTGCCTCGGCGAAGGGGCCCTGTGGGTGCCCCTGATCATCCGCTATCCGGACGGCGTCGGAGCCGGCCTCAGGGTGGAACGACGTGTCAGCAACCTCGACATCACGCCGACAATTCTGCACGAGCTGTCGATTCCGATCCGCGAGCGTCTCGCCGGCCTGCCTCTCCAGCGGGAGGGCAGCGGCGATCGGGACCGGACCGTTCTGGTCCGGCCACCCGAGGTCCACAACAAGGATCGAGTGCCGACGCGGCTTCGCGTCATCCGAAGGGTAGCCGGCGACCCGGTTGCTCCGGCGACCGATCCCCGCACTCGAGGGGTCGTGGATCTAAGGTGGAAGTTCCTGCGGACACCCGACACGGAACACCTGTTCCGGCTGCCGGATGAGAGGGTCAACAGGATCTCGACAGAGACGGACGCTCGCGATCGCATGTCGCGGGCTCTCGAGACCGAGATGCGGAGGTATCCGCCCGAGAGTATCGCCGAGGAAGACCTGGATCCGGAGACCCTCGAGGCGCTTGAGGCTCTGGGTTACGTGCGGTGA
- a CDS encoding glutathione S-transferase has product MAAECRLITITPSHYCEKARWALECAEVGYRENGHTPLLHRVATGLAGGRNTVPVLVAGGQVYPDSTDIIEYIHLEHPGGWRPYLDDPTLSEEARRLEELFDTRLGPHSRRLAYHYLLDDDRLFFAAVMPGVGGLEKVAFRMLAPVIKKLMRVGMRIDDEGAERSLGVIREVFATVDEMLSDGRRYLVGDGFSAADLTFAALSAPVLLPRNYGSPLPSLDEVPTAMLKYVDEFRSLPAGAFALRIYRDHR; this is encoded by the coding sequence ATGGCCGCCGAGTGCCGACTGATCACGATTACGCCGAGCCACTATTGCGAAAAGGCCCGCTGGGCGCTCGAGTGTGCCGAGGTCGGATATCGAGAAAATGGGCACACGCCCCTCCTTCACCGCGTGGCGACAGGATTGGCTGGCGGCCGGAACACGGTGCCGGTGCTGGTGGCTGGGGGTCAGGTGTATCCGGATTCCACCGATATCATCGAATACATCCATCTGGAGCATCCCGGAGGATGGCGACCCTATCTCGACGACCCAACACTTTCTGAGGAAGCTCGGAGGCTGGAAGAGCTTTTCGATACCCGGCTCGGGCCGCACTCGCGCCGTCTCGCCTACCACTATCTTTTGGACGACGATCGATTGTTCTTCGCCGCCGTGATGCCGGGCGTTGGCGGCCTCGAAAAGGTGGCCTTCAGGATGCTCGCCCCGGTCATCAAGAAGCTCATGCGGGTCGGCATGCGGATTGACGACGAGGGGGCCGAACGATCCCTGGGTGTGATTCGAGAGGTGTTTGCCACCGTCGATGAGATGCTCTCGGACGGACGGCGCTATCTCGTCGGTGACGGGTTCTCCGCCGCTGATCTCACCTTCGCAGCGTTGAGCGCCCCGGTTCTGTTACCGCGGAATTACGGATCGCCGCTGCCATCATTGGACGAGGTGCCGACGGCCATGTTGAAGTATGTCGACGAGTTTCGTTCGTTACCGGCAGGGGCCTTCGCCCTCCGCATCTATCGAGATCATCGGTGA
- a CDS encoding alpha/beta hydrolase, translating into MTARDLMIELPHLSLAAREWGAASGQPVLALHGWLDNSASFERLAPLLPDLHLVALDLAGHGRSPHRHESVVHHFIDWAPEIVAVADALGWQTFALIGHSMGAGISTLVAGAFPDRVRRLVLLEGAGPLAAEAAKAPAQLALAVEDEARSVSASPKIFPDRDSAIQARMRDSDLDLEAARLLVERGSEEVEGGVRFTHDPRIRARSRTRLTENQVLAFLAAIECPVLAVRALQGWPFPEDIVRARLAVISELETVEVAGGHHVHLTHPERVAPIVNTFLSD; encoded by the coding sequence GTGACTGCACGCGATCTCATGATCGAACTGCCGCATCTGAGCCTCGCCGCTCGAGAGTGGGGTGCTGCTTCCGGTCAACCGGTTCTGGCGCTTCACGGGTGGCTCGACAACAGCGCCAGCTTCGAGCGACTGGCCCCACTGCTACCGGATCTGCATTTGGTGGCGCTGGATCTGGCGGGACATGGCCGCTCTCCGCACCGTCACGAGAGTGTGGTCCACCATTTCATCGACTGGGCACCCGAGATCGTGGCGGTCGCAGATGCTCTCGGCTGGCAGACCTTCGCGCTCATCGGCCATTCGATGGGCGCCGGCATCTCGACGCTGGTTGCCGGCGCCTTTCCCGATCGAGTGCGCCGGTTGGTCCTGCTCGAAGGTGCGGGCCCGCTCGCCGCCGAGGCAGCCAAAGCGCCGGCGCAGCTCGCGCTGGCGGTCGAGGATGAAGCCCGTTCGGTATCAGCCTCGCCGAAGATCTTCCCGGATCGCGATTCAGCGATCCAGGCCAGGATGCGGGATTCCGATCTCGACCTCGAGGCGGCCCGGCTTTTGGTCGAGCGTGGATCGGAAGAGGTCGAGGGTGGTGTGCGCTTCACCCACGATCCGCGAATTCGGGCACGCTCGCGCACTCGCCTGACGGAGAATCAGGTGTTGGCCTTTCTGGCGGCTATTGAGTGCCCGGTGCTGGCCGTTCGGGCGCTCCAGGGTTGGCCATTCCCGGAAGACATCGTGAGGGCGCGGTTGGCAGTGATCTCAGAACTCGAAACGGTCGAGGTCGCCGGCGGGCATCACGTCCACCTGACCCATCCGGAACGTGTCGCTCCGATCGTCAACACGTTTTTGTCAGACTGA
- a CDS encoding OmpA family protein, which produces MKGLMWLGVLGLVLLCLLCPWCRAPAIEDDVRSAATSCAVDAGLDPAMISVSGRDVTLSGTVASEAVAQSLTNCIDEFEGTRKINNELTVLVPGALGFQTRYGDVTISGVAPTAEVRSAIIDEAVALWGAENVTDRLEADPTRTVGGWTDDDFAQFLAALHHYRKDLDIELTNGQAIISGTVLSELAKERVLGGATTLLPEFEIVDRLTIREPTDDREALQASLDTLLTGKTVEFETDSANLTAQGRKVLDEVITILRKYPGRVEISGHTDSTGQMDHNLDLSRRRAEAVKRYFVAKRIKESRFETFGYGPTRPIASNQTDEGRQKNRRTEFQALKED; this is translated from the coding sequence ATGAAGGGTCTCATGTGGCTGGGGGTGCTCGGGCTCGTGTTGCTGTGCCTGCTCTGCCCCTGGTGTCGAGCTCCGGCGATTGAAGATGACGTACGGAGCGCTGCAACGTCGTGTGCGGTAGACGCCGGGCTGGATCCCGCAATGATCTCGGTATCCGGTCGCGACGTCACACTTTCCGGCACGGTCGCATCGGAGGCGGTCGCCCAAAGTCTCACGAACTGCATCGATGAGTTCGAAGGCACTCGCAAAATCAATAATGAGCTGACGGTCCTGGTCCCCGGCGCTCTCGGGTTTCAGACTCGGTATGGTGACGTGACGATTTCGGGTGTTGCGCCGACAGCCGAGGTGCGCAGCGCGATCATCGACGAAGCGGTTGCCCTGTGGGGGGCTGAAAATGTTACAGACAGGCTCGAGGCCGACCCGACCCGAACCGTCGGCGGTTGGACAGACGACGACTTCGCGCAGTTCCTGGCCGCTCTGCACCATTATCGGAAAGACCTCGACATCGAGCTGACGAATGGTCAGGCGATCATCTCAGGCACGGTTCTGAGCGAACTCGCGAAGGAACGGGTGCTGGGTGGTGCCACCACCCTCCTGCCCGAGTTCGAGATTGTCGACCGGCTGACGATTCGCGAGCCGACTGACGATCGCGAAGCGCTCCAGGCCAGCCTGGACACCCTGCTTACCGGTAAGACGGTCGAGTTCGAAACCGACAGCGCGAATCTGACGGCACAGGGCCGAAAGGTCCTCGACGAGGTCATCACCATTTTGCGCAAGTACCCGGGCCGGGTGGAGATATCAGGCCACACCGACTCCACCGGCCAGATGGACCACAATCTCGATCTCAGCCGGCGCCGGGCGGAGGCCGTCAAACGGTACTTCGTGGCCAAAAGAATCAAAGAGTCCCGGTTCGAAACCTTTGGTTACGGACCGACGCGCCCCATCGCCTCGAATCAGACGGACGAGGGGAGACAGAAGAACCGTCGAACCGAGTTCCAAGCTCTCAAGGAGGACTGA
- a CDS encoding AIM24 family protein produces the protein MQYTIHGELAQVADLVMENDETCWASKGSIVAMDPGLGWTLKIPGGASGAMRRMMSGEGLALISVTASADGQRATLAANQPGKIVAWNLDEGPVITTRGSFVCAFGPRVDIDVRVSRRAGAAFFGGAGLFLQQISGSGTVLVHGSGDFIERKLSEGESLLISTGSLAAFAESVDYDIQGVAGFRRMAFGGEGFFMTRLTGPGRVLLQTLKRATPGPRQRRRS, from the coding sequence ATGCAGTACACCATCCACGGCGAACTGGCCCAGGTTGCAGATTTGGTGATGGAGAACGACGAAACCTGTTGGGCGAGCAAGGGCTCTATAGTCGCCATGGATCCCGGACTCGGATGGACGCTCAAGATCCCGGGCGGGGCGAGCGGTGCGATGCGCCGCATGATGTCGGGTGAGGGGCTTGCTCTGATTTCAGTCACAGCCTCCGCCGATGGGCAGCGCGCAACCCTTGCAGCCAACCAACCCGGGAAGATTGTCGCCTGGAACCTCGATGAGGGGCCTGTGATTACGACCCGTGGATCGTTTGTCTGTGCATTTGGGCCCAGGGTCGATATCGATGTCCGTGTCTCCAGGCGGGCCGGCGCGGCATTCTTTGGCGGTGCCGGGCTCTTTTTGCAGCAGATTTCAGGCTCGGGCACGGTGTTGGTGCATGGCTCTGGCGATTTCATCGAGCGAAAACTTTCCGAAGGTGAATCGTTGCTGATATCGACCGGCAGTCTCGCGGCCTTCGCCGAGTCCGTTGATTACGATATCCAGGGCGTGGCCGGCTTTCGGCGGATGGCCTTCGGAGGCGAAGGATTCTTCATGACCCGACTGACGGGGCCCGGTCGCGTGCTGTTGCAGACCCTGAAACGCGCGACTCCAGGTCCCAGGCAGCGTCGGCGTTCGTGA
- a CDS encoding cell division protein FtsZ, giving the protein GEHRAVEAAQQAIASPLLEETSIEGARGLLINITGGDDVTLNEINEAAEIITEGADSEAQILFGAVVDPELEDCVSVTVIATGFQGVPDSVQIPANKVQATAQDVFEESTPARTSRFLVPGGPNSEYGINQTDDYEIPAILRKQMD; this is encoded by the coding sequence GGAGAGCATCGGGCGGTCGAAGCGGCTCAGCAGGCGATCGCGTCGCCCCTGCTCGAGGAAACCTCGATCGAAGGTGCGCGCGGTCTGCTGATCAATATCACCGGCGGCGACGATGTGACCCTGAACGAGATCAACGAAGCGGCCGAGATCATCACCGAAGGCGCCGACTCGGAAGCGCAGATCCTTTTCGGTGCGGTGGTCGATCCGGAGCTCGAGGACTGTGTCAGCGTGACGGTGATCGCGACCGGCTTCCAGGGCGTGCCCGACAGCGTACAGATACCTGCGAACAAGGTGCAGGCAACCGCACAGGATGTCTTCGAGGAAAGCACTCCCGCCCGGACGAGTCGTTTTCTCGTGCCCGGCGGACCAAATTCGGAGTACGGCATCAACCAGACCGACGATTACGAGATTCCGGCGATCTTGAGAAAACAGATGGACTGA